The Enterobacter huaxiensis sequence AAGGGGCTTTAGACCATGACCTTAAAAGAAATACTGGTAGGTTTCGGCACCCAGGTACGCAGTATCTGGATGATCGGCCTGCACGCGTTTGCCAAACGCGAAACCCAGATGTACCCGGAAGAGCCGGTATATCTGCCGCCGCGCTACCGTGGCCGTATCGTGCTGACGCGCGACCCGGACGGTTCCGAGCGCTGCGTGGCCTGTAACCTGTGTGCGGTAGCGTGCCCGGTGGGCTGTATCTCTCTGCAGAAAGCAGAGACGGTAGACGGCCGCTGGTATCCTGAGTTCTTCCGCATCAACTTCTCACGCTGCATTTTCTGCGGTCTGTGTGAAGAAGCGTGCCCAACCACGGCGATTCAGCTGACTCCAGACTTCGAGCTGGGTGAGTACAAGCGTCAGGACCTGGTGTACGAGAAAGAGGATCTGCTGATTTCCGGTCCGGGCAAATACCCGGAATATAACTTCTACCGGATGGCGGGTATGGCAATCGACGGCAAAGATAAGGGCGAAGCAGAGAACGAAGCCAAGCCTATCGACGTCAAGAGCCTGTTACCGTAAGGAGAGGGCAATGGAATTCGCTTTTTATATCTGTGGCCTTATCGCCATCCTGGCTACGCTGCGAGTGATCACGCACACCAACCCGGTGCATGCGCTGCTGTACTTAATCATCTCGCTGCTGGCCATTTCCGGGGTGTTCTTTGCGCTGGGCGCGCACTTCGCCGGTGCGCTGGAAATCATCGTCTACGCCGGGGCCATTATGGTGCTGTTCGTGTTCGTGGTGATGATGCTGAACCTGGGCGGCTCTGAAATTGAGCAGGAACGTCAGTGGCTCAAGCCGCAGGTGTGGATTGGCCCGGCAATATTGTCGGCCATCATGCTGGCGGTGATTGTTTACGCCATTCTGGGCGTGAACGATCAGGGCATCGACGGCACGCCAATCAGCGCCAAGGCTGTTGGTATTGCGCTGTTCGGTCCATACGTTCTGGCGGTTGAACTGGCCTCTATGCTGCTGCTGGCGGGCCTGGTTGTTGCCTTCCACGTGGGCCGCGAAGAGCGTATTGGTGAGGTGCTGAGCAACCGCACTGATGACCGCGCGAAAAGAAAAACGGAGGAGCGCGCATGATCCCCTTAACACATGGACTGATCCTCGCTGCGATTTTGTTCGTTCTGGGCTTAACCGGTCTGGTTATCCGCCGCAATCTGCTGTTTATGCTGATCGGTCTGGAAATCATGATTAACGCCTCCGCGCTGGCCTTCGTGGTCGCCGGAAGCTACTGGGGCCAGGCCGACGGTCAGGTGATGTACATTCTCGCCATCAGCCTTGCGGCTGCCGAAGCGAGTATTGGCCTGGCGCTGTTGCTGCAGCTCCATCGTCGCCGCCAGAACCTGAACATCGATTCAGTAAGTGAGTTGCGTGGATGAACATGCTTGCCTTAACCATTATTTTTCCGCTGATTGGCTTCGTGCTGCTGGCGTTTTCTCGCGGCCGCTGGTCTGAGAATCTGTCTGCGACCGTGGGCATTGGCTCAATCGGTCTGGCTGCGCTGGTCACGGCGTATGCGGGTATCGACTTCTTAAATAGCGGACGCCAGCCTTTCAGCGTACCGCTGTGGACCTGGATGTCGGTCGGTGATTTCAACATCGGTTTTAACCTGGTGCTGGATGGTCTGTCTCTGACCATGCTCTCCGTGGTGACCGGCGTGGGCTTCCTGATCCACATGTTTGCCTCCTGGTATATGCGCGGTGAAGAGGGTTACTCCCGCTTCTTCGCCTACACCAACCTGTTTATCGCCAGCATGGTTGTTCTGGTGCTGGCCGATAACCTGCTGTTGATGTACCTGGGCTGGGAAGGCGTGGGTCTCTGTTCTTACCTGCTGATCGGCTTCTACTACACCGATCCGAAGAATGGCGCAGCGGCCATGAAAGCGTTCGTCGTGACCCGCGTGGGTGACGTGTTCCTCGCTTTCGCGCTGTTCATTCTCTACAACGAACTGGGCACGCTGAACTTCCGCGAAATGGTGGAACTGGCGCCGGCTCACTTCGAAGCGGGCAACAACATGCTGTGGTGGGCAACGCTGATGCTGCTGGGTGGCGCCGTGGGTAAATCCGCACAGCTGCCGCTGCAGACGTGGCTGGCCGACGCGATGGCGGGTCCAACCCCTGTCTCCGCGCTGATCCACGCCGCGACCATGGTAACTGCCGGTGTCTACCTGATAGCGCGTACCCATGGCCTGTTCCTGATGACCCCGGAAATTCTGCATCTGGTGGGCATCGTGGGTGCGGTCACGCTGGTGCTGGCAGGCTTTGCCGCGCTGGTGCAGACCGACATCAAACGCGTTCTCGCCTACTCCACCATGAGCCAGATTGGCTACATGTTCCTGGCGCTGGGCGTACAGGCGTGGGACGCGGCGATTTTCCACCTGATGACGCACGCGTTCTTTAAGGCGCTGCTGTTCCTCTCATCCGGTTCCGTGATCCTGGCCTGCCACCACGAGCAGAACATCTTCAAGATGGGCGGACTGCGTAAGTCTATCCCGCTGGTGTATGTCTGCTTCCTGGTGGGAGGCGCGGCGCTGTCGGCGCTGCCGCTGATTACCGCGGGCTTCTTCAGTAAGGACGAAATCCTTGCGGGTGCCATGGCGAATGGTCATATCAATCTGATGGTGGCGGGTCTGGTCGGTGCGTTCATGACCTCCCTGTATACCTTCCGTATGATTTTCATCGTATTCCACGGTAAAGAACAAATTCACGCTCACGCAGGGAAGGGGATTACCCACCACCTGCCGCTGATTGTGCTGCTGGTACTGTCTACCTTCGTTGGCGCGATGATTGTGCCACCGCTGCAGGGCGTACTGCCGGCAACAACCGAGCTTGAGCACGGTCGCGTTCTGACGCTTGAAATCACCTCCGGCGTGGTCGCTATTGCGGGCATCCTGATTGCGGCATGGCTGTGGCTGGGTAAACGTACGCTGGTCACTGCCGTTGCCAACAGCGCGCCGGGCCGCCTGCTGGGCACCTGGTGGTACAACGCGTGGGGCTTCGACTGGCTGTACGACATGATCTTCGTTAAGCCGTTCCTGGGCATTGCGTGGCTGCTGAAGCGCGACCCTCTGAACAGCCTGATGAATATCCCGGCGATCCTCTCCCGCTTTGCAGGTAAAGGCCTGCTGTACAGCGAGAACGGTTACCTGCGCTGGTATGTGGCGTCCATGAGCATCGGTGCGGTCGTCGTACTGGCGCTGCTGATGGTGTTGCGATAGTGGTATTTGCCCGGTGGCGCTGCGCTTACCGGGCCTACGAGACCGTAGGTCGGGAAGCGTGAGCGCCACCCGACACCACAAACCGCACTAACGCGTGAATTTTGTCGAATTTGTTGAAAATCGGTCCCTGAGGGACTTTAACAAGGAATAAAAATCGCCATGTTACTACCCTGGCTAATATTAATTCCCTTCATCGGCGGCTTCCTGTGCTGGCAGACTGAACGCTTTGGCGTGAAGATGCCGCGCTGGATCGCGCTGATCACCATGGGATTGACGCTCGCGCTTGGCCTGCAACTGTGGTTGCAGGGTGGCTACTCACTGACCCAGTCTGCGGGTCTTCCGCAGTGGCAGTCTGAGTTTATCCTGCCGTGGATCCCACGTTTCGGCATTACGATCCATCTGGCGATTGACGGTCTGTCGCTGCTGATGGTGGTGCTGACCGGTCTGCTCGGCGTTCTGGCGGTACTCTGCTCCTGGCGAGAAATCGAAAAATACCAGGGCTTCTTCCACCTGAACCTGATGTGGATCCTGGGCGGCGTTATCGGCGTGTTCCTTGCCATCGACATGTTCCTGTTCTTCTTCTTCTGGGAGATGATGCTGGTGCCGATGTACTTCCTGATCGCGCTGTGGGGCCATAAGGCATCCGACGGTAAAACGCGCATCACGGCGGCAACCAAATTCTTCATCTATACCCAGGCGAGCGGTCTGGTGATGCTGATTGCTATCCTGGCGCTGGTGTTCGTGCATTACAACGCAACCGGCGTCTGGACCTTCAACTACGAAGATCTGCTGAAGACCCCGATGTCTCACGGCGTGGAATACCTGCTGATGCTGGGCTTCTTCATCGCCTTCGCGGTGAAAATGCCGGTAGTTCCGCTGCACGGCTGGCTGCCAGACGCGCACTCCCAGGCGCCAACGGCGGGTTCCGTTGACCTGGCGGGCATCTTGCTGAAAACCGCGGCCTACGGCCTGCTGCGTTTCGCACTGCCGCTGTTCCCGAACGCGTCCGCAGAGTTCGCGCCAATTGCCATGTGGCTCGGCGTGATCGGCATCTTCTACGGCGCGTGGATGGCCTTCACGCAGTACGACATCAAGCGTCTTATCGCCTATACCTCCGTTTCCCACATGGGCTTCGTGCTGATTGCCATCTACACCGGCAGCCAGCTGGCGTACCAGGGCGCGGTGATCCAGATGATTGCGCACGGTCTCTCCGCAGCCGGTCTGTTCATTCTGTGCGGTCAGCTGTACGAACGTCTGCACACCCGCGACATGCGCATGATGGGCGGCCTGTGGGGCAAAATGAAATGGCTGCCAGCGCTCTCCATGTTCTTTGCGGTTGCGACGCTGGGTATGCCGGGCACCGGTAACTTCGTCGGCGAATTTATGATTCTGTTCGGCAGCTTCAAAGTGGTTCCGATGATTACCGTCATCTCCACCTTTGGTCTGGTGTTCGCTTCCGTGTACTCGCTGGCGATGCTGCATCGCGCCTACTTCGGTAAAGCGAAGAGCGAAATTGTTGCTAAAGAACTGCCGGGGATGTCGCTGCGCGAGCTGTTCATCATCCTGCTGCTGGTCGTACTGCTGGTGCTGCTGGGCTTCTATCCGCAGCCGATTCTGGATACCTCGCATAGCGCGATGGGCAATATCCAGCAGTGGTTTGTTAATTCTGCTTCTACTACAAGGCCGTAATTCGCCATGACAATAACTCCACAACAACTGATCGCGCTGCTACCGCTGCTGATCGTCGGATTGACGGTGGTGGTTGTGATGCTCTCCATTGCGTGGCGACGCAATCACTTCCTGAATGCGACCCTGTCCGTTTTGGGTCTGAACGCTGCGTTAGTCTCCCTCTGGTTTGTTGGCCAGGCGGGGGCGATGGACGTCACGCCGATGATGCGCGTTGACGGCTATGCCATGCTGTACACCGGTCTGGTTCTGCTGGCGAGCCTGGCAACCTGCACCTTTGCGTACCCGTGGCTCGAAGGCTACAACGACAACAAAGAAGAGTTTTACCTGCTGGTACTGATTGCCGCACTGGGCGGCATTCTGCTGGCGAACGCGAACCACCTGGCCGCGCTGTTCCTCGGTATTGAGCTAATCTCACTCCCGCTGTTCGGCCTGATTGGTTACGCCTTCCGCCAGAAACGCTCTCTGGAAGCGGCGATCAAGTACACTATCTTGTCCGCTGCTGCCTCGTCGTTCCTGCTGTTCGGTATCGCGCTGCTGTACGCACAGACGGGTAATCTCTCCTTCGTGGCCATCGGCAAGAGCCTCGGCGACGGCATGCTGCACGAGCCGCTGATGCTGGCAGGTCTGGGCATGATGATTGTTGGCCTCGGCTTCAAGCTCTCTCTGGTTCCGTTCCACCTGTGGACGCCAGACGTGTACCAGGGTGCTCCGGCGCCGGTATCAACCTTCCTGGCGACGGCAAGCAAAATTGCTATCTTCGGTGTGGTGATGCGTCTGTTCCTGTACGCACCGGTGGGTGATAGCGAAGCGGTTCGCGTGGTGCTGGGCATTATCGCCTTCGTTTCCATCATCTTCGGTAACCTGATGGCGCTGAGCCAGACCAACATCAAGCGTCTGCTGGGCTACTCGTCTATCTCCCACCTGGGCTACCTGCTGGTGGCGCTGATTGCGCTGCAGAGCGGCGAGATGTCGATGGAAGCCGTGGGCGTGTATCTGGCGGGTTACCTGTTCAGCAGCCTCGGCGCGTTCGGCGTGGTGAGCCTGATGTCCAGCCCGTACCGTGGCCCGGATGCCGATTCACTGTTCTCCTACCGTGGTCTATTCTGGCACCGTCCGATTCTGTCCGCGGTGATGACGGTGATGATGCTCTCTCTGGCGGGTATTCCGATGACGCTGGGCTTTATCGGTAAGTTCTACGTGCTGGCCGTCGGTGTTCATGCGGGTCTGTGGTGGCTGACTGCAGGGGTCGTTATCGGCTCCGCGATTGGTCTCTACTACTACCTGCGCGTTGCCGTGAGCCTGTACCTGAGCGCGCCTCAGCAGCTCAACCGCGATGCGCCGTCGAACTGGCAGTACAGCGCCGGGGGCATTGTGGTGCTCATCTCCGCGCTGCTGGTGCTGATCTTCGGTATCTATCCGCAGCCGCTGATTGATATCGTCCAGCGAGCGATGCCGCTGATGTAAGGTAAAAGCAAAAAGGCAACGAAAGTTGCCTTTTTTATTGTTTTCTCCCTCTCCCCGTGGGAGAGGGACGGGGTGAGGGCACCAGCCCGCACAGAGTAAAACATGCCCAGCGGCGCTTCGCTTACCCGACTAGGCCAGCTGCTTGCGGCTAATCAACGGCCCGTCAATCTTCTTCATCGAGCGGTCCAGCACTTCCTCAATCACCGACGACAGCTCGTTCAGTTCAAACTTCGCCACGTAGCCGTCGGCCTTCACCTTGCGAATATGGTCTTCGTTGGCGTTGCCGGACAGGGACGAGTGGATCACCACCGGAATATCCTTCAGGAACGGATCGGTCTTGATTTTGCGCGTCAGCGTAAAGCCGTCCATCTCCGGCATTTCGAGGTCGGTCAGCACCAGCGCGATTTTATCGGTGATCGGCACGCCCTCGGCCTGAGCCTGAGCGGCCAGCACGCCAATTTTCTCCCACGCGTCTTTCCCGGTGATGTGCAGCTGGGCAGGGATTTCCATCGCCTGCAGGCCTTTCTCCAGCATCGAGCGCGCCACTTTGGAATCTTCCGCGACAATCGCGACTGAGCCCGGCTTGATGTTGAATTTGGTGGTCTTCAGGTTGGTGGCGTGCAGATCGTGGTTCGCCGGGGTGATGTCATACAGGATCTGCTCGACGTCCAGCACCATCGCCAGATCGTTGGTATCGGTCTTTTCGTCGAGGCAGGCAATGCTGGTGATGTAGCGTCCGCTGACGGCGGTCTCCGCGGCGTGAACCTGCTTCCAGTCCAGACGCATGATGTTCTCAACGGATTCCACGGCAAACGCCTGCACGCTGCGGGCGTATTCGGTGATCAGCAGAATGTTCAGCCCAGTAGTGGGCCTGCAGCCCGCGACGGCCGCGAGGTCAATGACCGGGATCACCTGATCGCGAATGTTTACCATCCCCATCAGCGGCGACTTCATCCCTGCGGGTTTGGTGAACGCCGGCATCGGCACAATTTCGCGCAGCTTAAAGACGTTAATTCCAAACAGCTCGGATTTGTCTTCGTTCAAAGAGGTGCCAAGACGGAACAGCAACAGTTCAAAGCGGTTCGACAGGGTAAGATTCGCCCTGTCATCAATATCTTTCTGGAAATTATCCATTCTACCCTCAAGAGAAATGCTGACCTTTTAATCGTTATCGGCACCCTGAGGGAAAAATGAAGGACTAAACGCTGACCTGAGTGAAATCTTCCGCCAGCTCACACGCAGAGAATACCTCGCGGCACTCTGCCAGCAGGCTTTCGCATCCCCGCGCGTCGTAGCGTGAGCTCACGTGAGTGACGATCAGCTTCCCGACGCCCGCCTCACGGGCCAGCCGCGCGGCCTGGCGCGTGGAGCTGTGGCCGCGGCCGTTGGCTTTCTCTTCCATGGCCGTTTCAAGCGTCGCTTCATGCACCATCACATCTACGCCCTGCGCAAGCAAAAGGGCGGAAGGGCACGGCCCGGTATCGCCAAAGATTGCCAGCTTTTTCCCCGGCTGTGGCGCAGAAAGATAGTCCTGCCCGTTCACCACGCGCCCGTCGTCCAGCGTGATGGTCTCACCCAGCTTCAGGCGCTGGAACATCGGCCCCGGCTTCACGCCGTCTGCCATCAGCGCGGCGGCGTTTAGCGCGCCGGGTTTGTCATGCTCTTCGATACGGTAGCCGTAGCACTCAACCGGATGATTAAGCGGCCAGGCGGAGACGGTATAAACCCCGTCATCAAAAACCTGACCCTCTGCAATTTCAATGACCTCCAGCGGGTAGTCCGTCCACGAGCCGCTCAGGCGCAGCGTGGTTTCAACAAACTCGGCAATGCCCTTCGGCCCATAAATCGTCAGCGGATGCGCAATGCCGGCCATCGAGCGGCTGCACAGCAGGCCGGGCAGGCCAAAGATATGGTCTCCGTGCAGGTGGGTAATAAAGATCTTATCCAGCTTGCCCGGATTGTACACGGTGCGCAGCAGCTGGTGCTGAGTCCCTTCACCACAGTCAAACAGCCACAGCCCGCCGCGGGTTGGGTGCTGCAGATCCAGCAGGATTGCCGTCACATTTCGCGTACGGGTTGGTACGCCAGCGGACGTGCCCAGAAAAATCAGTTCCATAATGCAATCAGCCCTTTGCCGAACGGGAAGGGGTTTAGTATAACGTGATGAACCCCAGGAAGGAGAAAGACATGATCCAGTGGCAAGATGTACACCATAGCGAACTCACCGTACCGTCACTTTATGCGCTGCTTAAACTCCGCTGTGAAGTGTTTGTTGTAGAGCAAGCCTGCCCGTATCAGGACATCGACGGGGATGACCTGGTCGGTGAAAACCGCCATATCCTCGGCTGGAAAGAGGGCGAGCTGGTGGCGTATGCGAGGATTCTGAAAAGCGCCGATGATTTTGAGCCCGTCGTCATCGGCCGCGTCATCATTAGCGCACGCGCGCGCGGTGAAAAACTGGGCTATCAGCTCATGGAGAAAACGCTGACATCCTGTGAAAAACAGTGGCCAGACAGGGCGTTATACCTCGGAGCGCAGGCTCACCTGCAGTCCTTCTACGCCCACTTCGGCTTTGCGCCGGTGACCGACGTGTATGACGAAGATGGCATTCCGCACGTTGGCATGGCGCGGGAAGCGAAGCAGGCGTAATCGGCAGTCGTTGGCTATAGTTAGCGGACTGGTGTACTAACATGGAGAAAACTATGTCATTTCAATCCTGGGATACCCGTATCGACGACGACCTGGCCCTGCTGAGCGAAACGCTGGAAGAGGTACTGCGTTCGTCGGGCGACCCTGCCGATCAGAAGTATATCGAGCTGAAAGCGCGCGCTGAACAGGCGCTGCATGAAGTGAAGAACCGCGTCAGCCATGCGTCTGACAATTACTACTATCGCGCCAAAAAAGCGGTGTACCGTGCCGATGATTACGTGCATGAAAAACCGTGGCAAGGTATTGGTGTCGGTGCGGCCGTAGGGCTGGTGCTGGGGCTGCTTCTGGCTCGTCGCTAACAGCTTTTTAAACGGTCAACCACTCCCTATACGTGGGTACTGCAATTTGTGGGCAGTACCCCGTATAATATGAGGTTTTAACAGGGAGAG is a genomic window containing:
- the nuoI gene encoding NADH-quinone oxidoreductase subunit NuoI, with product MTLKEILVGFGTQVRSIWMIGLHAFAKRETQMYPEEPVYLPPRYRGRIVLTRDPDGSERCVACNLCAVACPVGCISLQKAETVDGRWYPEFFRINFSRCIFCGLCEEACPTTAIQLTPDFELGEYKRQDLVYEKEDLLISGPGKYPEYNFYRMAGMAIDGKDKGEAENEAKPIDVKSLLP
- the nuoJ gene encoding NADH-quinone oxidoreductase subunit J — its product is MEFAFYICGLIAILATLRVITHTNPVHALLYLIISLLAISGVFFALGAHFAGALEIIVYAGAIMVLFVFVVMMLNLGGSEIEQERQWLKPQVWIGPAILSAIMLAVIVYAILGVNDQGIDGTPISAKAVGIALFGPYVLAVELASMLLLAGLVVAFHVGREERIGEVLSNRTDDRAKRKTEERA
- the nuoK gene encoding NADH-quinone oxidoreductase subunit NuoK — protein: MIPLTHGLILAAILFVLGLTGLVIRRNLLFMLIGLEIMINASALAFVVAGSYWGQADGQVMYILAISLAAAEASIGLALLLQLHRRRQNLNIDSVSELRG
- the nuoL gene encoding NADH-quinone oxidoreductase subunit L, producing the protein MNMLALTIIFPLIGFVLLAFSRGRWSENLSATVGIGSIGLAALVTAYAGIDFLNSGRQPFSVPLWTWMSVGDFNIGFNLVLDGLSLTMLSVVTGVGFLIHMFASWYMRGEEGYSRFFAYTNLFIASMVVLVLADNLLLMYLGWEGVGLCSYLLIGFYYTDPKNGAAAMKAFVVTRVGDVFLAFALFILYNELGTLNFREMVELAPAHFEAGNNMLWWATLMLLGGAVGKSAQLPLQTWLADAMAGPTPVSALIHAATMVTAGVYLIARTHGLFLMTPEILHLVGIVGAVTLVLAGFAALVQTDIKRVLAYSTMSQIGYMFLALGVQAWDAAIFHLMTHAFFKALLFLSSGSVILACHHEQNIFKMGGLRKSIPLVYVCFLVGGAALSALPLITAGFFSKDEILAGAMANGHINLMVAGLVGAFMTSLYTFRMIFIVFHGKEQIHAHAGKGITHHLPLIVLLVLSTFVGAMIVPPLQGVLPATTELEHGRVLTLEITSGVVAIAGILIAAWLWLGKRTLVTAVANSAPGRLLGTWWYNAWGFDWLYDMIFVKPFLGIAWLLKRDPLNSLMNIPAILSRFAGKGLLYSENGYLRWYVASMSIGAVVVLALLMVLR
- the nuoM gene encoding NADH-quinone oxidoreductase subunit M, coding for MLLPWLILIPFIGGFLCWQTERFGVKMPRWIALITMGLTLALGLQLWLQGGYSLTQSAGLPQWQSEFILPWIPRFGITIHLAIDGLSLLMVVLTGLLGVLAVLCSWREIEKYQGFFHLNLMWILGGVIGVFLAIDMFLFFFFWEMMLVPMYFLIALWGHKASDGKTRITAATKFFIYTQASGLVMLIAILALVFVHYNATGVWTFNYEDLLKTPMSHGVEYLLMLGFFIAFAVKMPVVPLHGWLPDAHSQAPTAGSVDLAGILLKTAAYGLLRFALPLFPNASAEFAPIAMWLGVIGIFYGAWMAFTQYDIKRLIAYTSVSHMGFVLIAIYTGSQLAYQGAVIQMIAHGLSAAGLFILCGQLYERLHTRDMRMMGGLWGKMKWLPALSMFFAVATLGMPGTGNFVGEFMILFGSFKVVPMITVISTFGLVFASVYSLAMLHRAYFGKAKSEIVAKELPGMSLRELFIILLLVVLLVLLGFYPQPILDTSHSAMGNIQQWFVNSASTTRP
- the nuoN gene encoding NADH-quinone oxidoreductase subunit NuoN — encoded protein: MTITPQQLIALLPLLIVGLTVVVVMLSIAWRRNHFLNATLSVLGLNAALVSLWFVGQAGAMDVTPMMRVDGYAMLYTGLVLLASLATCTFAYPWLEGYNDNKEEFYLLVLIAALGGILLANANHLAALFLGIELISLPLFGLIGYAFRQKRSLEAAIKYTILSAAASSFLLFGIALLYAQTGNLSFVAIGKSLGDGMLHEPLMLAGLGMMIVGLGFKLSLVPFHLWTPDVYQGAPAPVSTFLATASKIAIFGVVMRLFLYAPVGDSEAVRVVLGIIAFVSIIFGNLMALSQTNIKRLLGYSSISHLGYLLVALIALQSGEMSMEAVGVYLAGYLFSSLGAFGVVSLMSSPYRGPDADSLFSYRGLFWHRPILSAVMTVMMLSLAGIPMTLGFIGKFYVLAVGVHAGLWWLTAGVVIGSAIGLYYYLRVAVSLYLSAPQQLNRDAPSNWQYSAGGIVVLISALLVLIFGIYPQPLIDIVQRAMPLM
- a CDS encoding chemotaxis protein; protein product: MDNFQKDIDDRANLTLSNRFELLLFRLGTSLNEDKSELFGINVFKLREIVPMPAFTKPAGMKSPLMGMVNIRDQVIPVIDLAAVAGCRPTTGLNILLITEYARSVQAFAVESVENIMRLDWKQVHAAETAVSGRYITSIACLDEKTDTNDLAMVLDVEQILYDITPANHDLHATNLKTTKFNIKPGSVAIVAEDSKVARSMLEKGLQAMEIPAQLHITGKDAWEKIGVLAAQAQAEGVPITDKIALVLTDLEMPEMDGFTLTRKIKTDPFLKDIPVVIHSSLSGNANEDHIRKVKADGYVAKFELNELSSVIEEVLDRSMKKIDGPLISRKQLA
- the rbn gene encoding ribonuclease BN, with the protein product MELIFLGTSAGVPTRTRNVTAILLDLQHPTRGGLWLFDCGEGTQHQLLRTVYNPGKLDKIFITHLHGDHIFGLPGLLCSRSMAGIAHPLTIYGPKGIAEFVETTLRLSGSWTDYPLEVIEIAEGQVFDDGVYTVSAWPLNHPVECYGYRIEEHDKPGALNAAALMADGVKPGPMFQRLKLGETITLDDGRVVNGQDYLSAPQPGKKLAIFGDTGPCPSALLLAQGVDVMVHEATLETAMEEKANGRGHSSTRQAARLAREAGVGKLIVTHVSSRYDARGCESLLAECREVFSACELAEDFTQVSV
- a CDS encoding GNAT family N-acetyltransferase codes for the protein MIQWQDVHHSELTVPSLYALLKLRCEVFVVEQACPYQDIDGDDLVGENRHILGWKEGELVAYARILKSADDFEPVVIGRVIISARARGEKLGYQLMEKTLTSCEKQWPDRALYLGAQAHLQSFYAHFGFAPVTDVYDEDGIPHVGMAREAKQA
- the elaB gene encoding stress response protein ElaB yields the protein MSFQSWDTRIDDDLALLSETLEEVLRSSGDPADQKYIELKARAEQALHEVKNRVSHASDNYYYRAKKAVYRADDYVHEKPWQGIGVGAAVGLVLGLLLARR